The genomic stretch GATGCCGAATCGAAATGGCAGGAATTAGAATTTTTAATTGGCAGTACTTTTGAAAATTTCAAGATTTAAATTTCTTTCTAAAAATAACTTGACAAATGGGACAGAAATTATGATATTATAAAGCTTTATTCAATATTTAAATTATTAATGTAAACTCTTCATTTTATGGAGGCAGAAATGTCCGAACCACTGGTTTTTGAATTAAGTTCCGAAGGTAGAAAATCATTTTCTATTCCGCCAATAGACGTACCGCAGAGAAATGCAGATGAATTTATTCCTGAAAATCTTATTCGTAAAAAGAAAGCCAATCTGCCTGAATTAAGCGAACTTGAAGTAATACGTCATTTTGTACATCTATCAAACCTTAATCACCATATTGAAAAAGGATTTTATCCTCTTGGATCATGTACAATGAAGTATAATCCTGTTATTAATGAAACACTTTCCGGAATTGAAGGATTTACAAACCTTCATCCGTTTCAGCGTGAAGATACTGCAAAAGGTGCTTTGCAGATTATGGGAGAATTAGGCGATTATCTCTGTGAATTGTCCGGTATGGATTCTATTACAATGCAGCCATGTGCAGGCGCTCACGGAGAATTGACTGGAATAAAAATTATCAGGGCCTATCATGAATCAAACGGGAATCCGAGAAAAAAGATAATCCTTCCGGATTCATCTCACGGTACAAATCCGGCAACTGCGGCAATCTCAGGTTATGATATAGTTCAAATAAAATCAACTGATAAAGGTCTGGTTGATCTTGAAGACCTGAAATCTCATCTTGATGAAGATGTTGCAGCATTTATGCTTACAAATCCAAACACACTCGGCCTGTTTGAATCACAGGTCAGTGAAATATCAAAACTTCTTAAAGATGTCGGAGCATTATTCTACATGGACGGCGCTAATTTAAATGCTTTATTCGGAGTTGTACGTCCTGGAGATATTGGTTTTGATGTTTTGCATTTTAATCTTCATAAAACATTCTCCACTCCGCATGGCGGGGGAGGGCCAGGAAGCGGCCCCGTTGCAGTAAAAGACTTTTTAAAGGATTTTTTGCCTGCGCCTGTTGTTGTTAAAAAGGGTGGAGGGTATGCTTTTGATGATAACCGGCCGAAATCTATTGGTAAAGTTCAGGGGTTCTACGGTAATTTTCTTGTAATGGTAAAAGCGTATATTTATATCAGAATGCTTGGCTCTCGAGGATTAAAAAATGTTAGCAAAAATGCAATCCTCAATGCAAATTATATTTTAAAAAGCCTTGATAAATATTACGAGCTTCCTTTTAAGCGTTTTGCAATGCATGAATGTGTTTTTTCCGGTGACTGGCAGAAAGAGAAGGGCGTTAAAACACTTGATATTGCAAAAAGACTGCTTGATTACGGAATCCATGCGCCTACAGTTTATTTCCCGTTGATTGTTCACGAAGCACTCATGATAGAACCTACGGAAACAGAGTCAAAAGAAAGCCTGGACGCATTTATTGATGCAATGATCCGAATTGCAAAAGAAGCTGAAGAAAATCCCGAAATTGTGACAAGTGCTCCTAAAACAACACCTGTCTCAAGGCTTGATGAAGGCCTTGCAGCGAGAAATCTTAATATAAAATATGAGTTTGGAGATTGATAAACAATCCCGAAAATGTAAATTTGGCACAAAACAGTAACGAGAGTAATGATATAAAAGACATTATTCTTGTTGTTGAGGATGAGAGCAATAACAGATTCCTACTTCAGACTTATCTTTCTGCTGATGGCTATACTGTTGAACTTGCAAGAAGCGGAGAAGAGGCAATTGAAAAAGTGGAATCTGTTAACGTCAGTGTTATTATTCTTGATGTGATGCTGCCTGGCATGGATGGTTTTGAAACATGCAGGCAGCTTAAAAAAAGGAAAAACGCTAATTTTATCCCGATAATTCTTGTAACAGCATTAAGGGGGAATCAGGAACGGATTAAGGGTACTGAAGCAGGTGCTGACGATTTTATCAGCAAGCCCGTAAACAGGATAGAGCTTTTGACAAGAATTAAATCTCTTCTGAGGATTAAACGGCTGCAGGAGACTCTTGAAGCAAAAATTAAAGAGTTGGAAACAGTAAAAGCTAAGCTCAGGAAACTTGCAATAACAGACGGATTAACCCGTTTATTTAATTACAGAGCATTCAGAAAACAACTTATGTTGGAGATATCAAGATCAAAAAGATTCAAACTCCCGCTCTCTTTGATTATTATGGATATTGATAACTTTAAGAATTACAACGATCTTTTCGGACATCCGAGAGGAGACAGGGTCTTGAAAATATTCGCAAAATTAATTTCCGAAAACATTAGAGACCTTGATTTTCTTGCGAGATACGGCGGTGAAGAGTTCGCCCTGATACTGCCGGGAACAGGTAAAAAAGATGCAGGTGTAGTTGCAGAAAAAATCAGGCATCTTATTGAAGATGCCCCTTTCCCGGAAGAAAACAAGCTGCCTGGAAAATGTCTCACAGTAAGCCTGGGAGTCGCTACATTCCCAAAAGACACTGATAATGAAAATGAATTTATCAGATTTGCTGATGAAGCTCTTTACAAAGCAAAAATTAACGGAAGGAATAAGTGGGTTTCCTATACTAAATAAAGCCCCAATTTTATTAAGTACCGGAAATCACTATGACTTTAAAAGTGAGTAAAGAGAAAAAAAAATTACTGTTTACGAGGGCCACTTTTTTTAAAACCCTCGTCTTTTTTAGCATTTTTACTTTAATCCTGCTGTTTTTTTTACATCGCCAGCCGGAATTGTTAAATGCACAAAAAAATATTAAAGGTGCTTATGCTGACAGTTCCGCAATTCCTGTTATACAAAGCCTTGAAAAGTTCATTCTATTTGAAAATATTAAAAGGCTTGAAGAATTTGGGAAATCCGCAGAAAAAAGCAAGCTTTCTGATAAGTATCTGGAAAAATTTTTATTAAGATATGACAACATCATAAGCATCACAGCCTGGCAATCAAATGTACAATGGCCTGTTCGATACGTAAAACCTGATTTCTGGAAACGAAATGATGTCTCAAACCTTACTGAATCTGAAAAGCAAAAGTTGTTTAAATTTATTTTTGTAAAACATTATGGAATAGAGAATAATAGTACTAAATGGTATATCGGAGAAACATGGAAAAATAAAAATATCATTCTGATAAGCATTGGTTATATTTATACAAAAGGCAAAACAATTAAAGTAGCTGAAATAAAGGTCGAACCTTATTTCAAAAACCTTATTTCCGGACTTTTCGGGAAAAAATGTAAGGTATACATATTAGATAAATCAGAAAATTGTATTTTTTCCTCAGGCAAAAAATACAATTCCAAAATTTTAACAAGCCCTGATTTCAAGAAAATATTACTCCCGCAAATTGGCTGGACTGTTATTTCTGGAAATAAAAATTCAGGCGTTGCTTTTACAGAGGAATTAAAATCCTATTTTAGAATAATCTCTGTTTTGGCATTAATTTTTTTATTCAGCACCATTCTGTCAATTTTCATTGACAAGCCATTGCTCTTTATTTCGGAAAAAGTTACTTCTGTTGCAAGAGGGGATTTTACAACTGTTATTCCTCCTCAGTCAAATTCTCATGCTGATAAAATCGGCCGTATTTTTAACTACATGGCTGGTGAAATGGAGCGTGTTAAAAAAATAAATCTTGGCCATATTATTAACGAAAAAAACAAAACCGATGCAATAATCGAACATATAGCAGACGGTGTAATAGTTACAAATCTTGCGGATAGAATAATTAGAGTGAATCATCTTGCAGAAAGCTGGTTCGGCCTTGATGATAAAAAAGACAATAATCGTTTGATTGACGACGTAATAAAAGACAAAAAACTTAAAAATCTTTTAAAAGACATAAAAGAAGGCTCGCCTCATGGTGTTTGTGAATTTGTATTTGAACCTGAATCACAAACAGCTAAACGTATTTTCCAGGCTCATTCGTCAAGAGTAACAGATGATGAAAATAAACTCGTTAATATTGTAACAGTAATAAGAGATATAACACGCATTAAAGAAGCAGACAGAGTCAAAAATGAACTTGTATCAATGGTAGCACATGAATTAAAATCACCGCTTTCTTCAATATATGGTTTTAGTGAACTGCTCATGGATTCAAAAATCCAGGATCCTCAGGCGGCTGAATATATAAAGGTGATTCTGTCGGAAGCCACGCGGCTTACTGACCTTATTAACAGGTTCCTTGATATCTCCAGGCTGGAATCAGGCAGGACTCAAATCAATATTTTACCATTTAAAGTAAAAACAGTTATTGTTAAAGCTATTGATACTTTTAAAAATCAACTTTCCAAAAAGAAAATCAGCGTTGCAGTGGATATTGAAAAAAATCTTCCGTACGCAATAGGTGATCAGGATATGATAGAGCAGGTACTTGTAAATCTATTAAGCAATGCTATTAAATACAGTCCTGAAAAATCAAAAATTGGCATTGAAGTCAAGTCAGATAGTCAAAATATATCTTTAAGTGTAATTGATAACGGGTTCGGTATTCCAAATGAATCCATAGGCCGTATTTTTGACAAATTTTACAGAGTTTCTGACATGGAGACGGATAATGCGCAGGAGGGTACAGGGCTCGGCCTTGCTCTTTGTCAGGAAATAGTAAATAAACACGGAGGCACTATAACAGTCAAAAGTAAACTTGGCGTTGGCTCGGTATTTAATTTTAGAATACCTGCTGAAGAAAAATAATTATGGATAGAAATAGTAAAAATCATACAATAGTTTTGATTGATCCTCATACTGAAACTCATCAGCTTATTACATCTTTATTTGATGCTGATTCTCTCAGTATAATTAAATTTTCATCTGCACTTGTTGCACTGGAAAATATAAAAGAAATTAAGCCGGATCTTATTATTTCCGAATTTTATACAGATGATCTGACTGCAGGAGAAGCATTCAGGTTATTAATTACAGATTTAAGATACAGAACATTCCGGTCTGTACCTTTTGTCATTTTCACAGGAATCAAAACAAAAGAAAAAGAAGAGCTGGTAAATCTTGGTATTTCAGGCTGGTTTACAAAACCATTCGGACGAAAAGAACTGAAGGAGGTTATTGAAAATCTGTTTCTTTCTTCAAAAGTAATGGAAATGACTCAGGAACTTCAGCAGCAGGTAAAACGTTCTGAATATCAATACAGAGATCTTCTTGAAAATGCAAATGATTTTATATTTACTCTTGATGACAAGGGTGTATTTACGTATTTAAATAATAGATTCAATTCTTTAACCGGCTGGCAAAAAAATCAATGGCTGCACAAGCCATTTATCTCCTGCATTCACCCGCTGGACAGTAGAACCGTACTTGAGCATTACCGAATGGTGCACTTGGGTAAATCGCGAATTTTCGAAGCACGGATTCAGGGAAATAAAGAAGATATTGTTGTTCTTTCATTTAATATTTCTCCTCTTTTTGAAAGAGGGGTAATTGTCGGATCTCTTGGCATTGCAAGAGATGTAACCGAACAGAAGGAGATGGAGAGAGAACTTATTGAATTAAAAAACTTTAATGAAAGTATTATACAGAGTATGGAATCCGGTTTGCTGACGCTTGATCTTGACGGTAAAATAACTTTTTTAAATTCCGGAGGCGAGAAAATTCTCGGATGGGATGCAAAAACAGTTTCCGGTAAACATTTAAGTGATATTTTGGGGCAAAAGCAGGCTGATCTGTTCTTACTATCCAACCATTCAGATGACCCTCTGTCTGCAAGAAAAGAAGTTGAATTAACAATTGACGGAGAAAATAACATTTATCTTGGTTTTTCGACTACTGACAGGATTGATAACAATGGCCATAA from bacterium encodes the following:
- a CDS encoding PAS domain S-box protein, whose product is MDRNSKNHTIVLIDPHTETHQLITSLFDADSLSIIKFSSALVALENIKEIKPDLIISEFYTDDLTAGEAFRLLITDLRYRTFRSVPFVIFTGIKTKEKEELVNLGISGWFTKPFGRKELKEVIENLFLSSKVMEMTQELQQQVKRSEYQYRDLLENANDFIFTLDDKGVFTYLNNRFNSLTGWQKNQWLHKPFISCIHPLDSRTVLEHYRMVHLGKSRIFEARIQGNKEDIVVLSFNISPLFERGVIVGSLGIARDVTEQKEMERELIELKNFNESIIQSMESGLLTLDLDGKITFLNSGGEKILGWDAKTVSGKHLSDILGQKQADLFLLSNHSDDPLSARKEVELTIDGENNIYLGFSTTDRIDNNGHKVGTIIFFKDISMLKQMQSEVIRMDRLVSLGVLASGIAHEIKNPLAGIKTMAQACQEEFENDDPREEYLVRIVRQVNRLDDLLKTFFAYARPKKPDRRPHKLSDIVQEVTRLLSKKFSTSTVECTEHYESDLKSILVDSQQMQQVLLNLILNAIDAMPEGGRLEIKGVNIANVKNNRPLVLVSIQDTGEGIPQEKIETIFDPFYTSKPNGLGLGLSIVYRIINEHDGDIKVESKQGKGTIFYITLPAGDI
- a CDS encoding PAS domain S-box protein, with the protein product MTLKVSKEKKKLLFTRATFFKTLVFFSIFTLILLFFLHRQPELLNAQKNIKGAYADSSAIPVIQSLEKFILFENIKRLEEFGKSAEKSKLSDKYLEKFLLRYDNIISITAWQSNVQWPVRYVKPDFWKRNDVSNLTESEKQKLFKFIFVKHYGIENNSTKWYIGETWKNKNIILISIGYIYTKGKTIKVAEIKVEPYFKNLISGLFGKKCKVYILDKSENCIFSSGKKYNSKILTSPDFKKILLPQIGWTVISGNKNSGVAFTEELKSYFRIISVLALIFLFSTILSIFIDKPLLFISEKVTSVARGDFTTVIPPQSNSHADKIGRIFNYMAGEMERVKKINLGHIINEKNKTDAIIEHIADGVIVTNLADRIIRVNHLAESWFGLDDKKDNNRLIDDVIKDKKLKNLLKDIKEGSPHGVCEFVFEPESQTAKRIFQAHSSRVTDDENKLVNIVTVIRDITRIKEADRVKNELVSMVAHELKSPLSSIYGFSELLMDSKIQDPQAAEYIKVILSEATRLTDLINRFLDISRLESGRTQINILPFKVKTVIVKAIDTFKNQLSKKKISVAVDIEKNLPYAIGDQDMIEQVLVNLLSNAIKYSPEKSKIGIEVKSDSQNISLSVIDNGFGIPNESIGRIFDKFYRVSDMETDNAQEGTGLGLALCQEIVNKHGGTITVKSKLGVGSVFNFRIPAEEK
- a CDS encoding diguanylate cyclase, whose product is MINNPENVNLAQNSNESNDIKDIILVVEDESNNRFLLQTYLSADGYTVELARSGEEAIEKVESVNVSVIILDVMLPGMDGFETCRQLKKRKNANFIPIILVTALRGNQERIKGTEAGADDFISKPVNRIELLTRIKSLLRIKRLQETLEAKIKELETVKAKLRKLAITDGLTRLFNYRAFRKQLMLEISRSKRFKLPLSLIIMDIDNFKNYNDLFGHPRGDRVLKIFAKLISENIRDLDFLARYGGEEFALILPGTGKKDAGVVAEKIRHLIEDAPFPEENKLPGKCLTVSLGVATFPKDTDNENEFIRFADEALYKAKINGRNKWVSYTK
- the gcvPB gene encoding aminomethyl-transferring glycine dehydrogenase subunit GcvPB, giving the protein MSEPLVFELSSEGRKSFSIPPIDVPQRNADEFIPENLIRKKKANLPELSELEVIRHFVHLSNLNHHIEKGFYPLGSCTMKYNPVINETLSGIEGFTNLHPFQREDTAKGALQIMGELGDYLCELSGMDSITMQPCAGAHGELTGIKIIRAYHESNGNPRKKIILPDSSHGTNPATAAISGYDIVQIKSTDKGLVDLEDLKSHLDEDVAAFMLTNPNTLGLFESQVSEISKLLKDVGALFYMDGANLNALFGVVRPGDIGFDVLHFNLHKTFSTPHGGGGPGSGPVAVKDFLKDFLPAPVVVKKGGGYAFDDNRPKSIGKVQGFYGNFLVMVKAYIYIRMLGSRGLKNVSKNAILNANYILKSLDKYYELPFKRFAMHECVFSGDWQKEKGVKTLDIAKRLLDYGIHAPTVYFPLIVHEALMIEPTETESKESLDAFIDAMIRIAKEAEENPEIVTSAPKTTPVSRLDEGLAARNLNIKYEFGD